The following proteins are co-located in the Oryzias melastigma strain HK-1 linkage group LG8, ASM292280v2, whole genome shotgun sequence genome:
- the rfx1a gene encoding MHC class II regulatory factor RFX1a isoform X2, producing the protein MATSGYVSELQPAAPTQGAAVTITPGQPDTTSTPAPQFLAEIQTTVATPTIVTPADQATAAEQSTVVTTQKPSNGSQTQSAAPTQTGQTQYVTAEIQGSPTQSGNAQSTPQFIVVTVTEGSLNSSDSVSDSSPPPAVVQTGVPTQVVQQVQTAQQRSVVQATSQIPKTEPGTQLSVTSLQPVHLTQEVQQQLTSVPVQHVYTNQVQYVEGGDANYTASTIRSSNFPYTETPLYTQTTAAQYYDGQPTSGSQASTPGTSLTVSVTAGTTGGVSMFVAQPTSATAGGATVVTAGGTANGAEDGTGTNGSAAGSYVIQGGYMLGSSSGAGAAGNSQSFSHTARASPATVSITEGEETSVPSADKKWLLDNYETAEGVSLPRSTLYCHYLLHCQEQKLEPVNAASFGKLIRSVFMGLRTRRLGTRGNSKYHYYGLRIKAGSSLLRLMEDQQHLAMRQQPFSQKQRLKPVHKVEGMTNGTAAGAGQQQQQQQGSGHVDISTQVQQYQQFLDASRALPEFPDIDLQGKSLPEGIELEHIKSFQLLYREHCEAILDVMINLQFTLVETLWKTFWRFSQSQAGDATIAVHDESEKRLPKSCLVLLCKYEPVLRWSRDCDNSLYQSLVEILIPDVLRPIPSALTQAIRNFAKSLESWLTNAMMNIPEEMVRIKVTSANAFAQTLRRYTSLNHLAQAARAVLQNTAQINQMLSDLNRVDFANVQEQASWVCRCEDRVVQRLEQDFKLTLQQQNSLEQWAVWLDGVVSQVLKPYQHSPAFPKAAKLFLLKWSFYSSMVIRDLTLRSAASFGSFHLIRLLYDEYMYYLIEHRVAQAKGETPIAVMGEFASLGRGLNQLDPDKEEEEDEEEESEEEGQELSLPSDGTGLGEESLEPPAKLARTDQGVLFTTGSTEN; encoded by the exons ATGGCCACCTCTGGCTATGTAAGTGAGCTCCAGCCAGCAGCTCCAACCCAGGGAGCTGCTGTTACCATCACACCAGGTCAACCTGACACCACATCCACCCCTGCTCCCCAGTTCTTGGCAGAGATTCAAACAACCGTGGCCACGCCCACTATTGTCACGCCCGCTGACCAAGCCACCGCCGCAGAGCAATCCACTGTTGTGACAACTCAAAAGCCGTCAAATGGGAGTCAAACCCAATCTGCGGCACCGACCCAAACAGGCCAGACGCAGTATGTGACTGCAGAGATCCAGGGCTCTCCCACCCAGTCTGGAAACGCTCAAAGCACTCCCCAGTTCATTGTAGTTACAGTCACAG AGGGTTCCCTCAACTCAAGTGACAGTGTGTCAGATTCCAGCCCGCCTCCTGCTGTAGTGCAGACAGGAGTTCCCACGCAGGTCGTACAGCAGGTCCAAACTGCCCAGCag agGTCAGTTGTGCAAGCCACATCCCAAATTCCCAAAACTGAGCCAGGCACTCAGCTGAGTGTCACCAGTCTACAGCCTGTGCATCTCACCCAAGAG gtccagcagcagctcacaTCAGTGCCGGTGCAACATGTTTACACCAATCAAGTGCAGTATGTTGAAGGAGGAGACGCCAACTACACAGCCAGCACAAT tcgTTCCAGTAACTTTCCGTACACTGAAACCCCGCTGTACACGCAGACCACAGCTGCCCAGTACTACGACGGTCAGCCGACCTCCGGCTCGCAGGCCTCCACCCCTGGTACATCTCTAACCGTCTCTGTAACAGCTGGCACCACCGGGGGCGTGTCCATGTTTGTGGCACAGCCCACCAGTGCAACAGCGGGAGGGGCCACTGTAGTGACAGCAGGGGGTACCGCCAACGGAGCGGAGGATGGAACCGGCACGAACGGTAGCGCAGCAGGCAGCTACGTAATCCAAGGGGGTTACATGCTGGGCAGCAGCAGTGGCGCAGGGGCAGCTGGCAACAGCCAGAGCTTCTCTCACACCGCCCGCGCCTCCCCAGCCACTGTGAGTATTACAGAAGGCGAGGAGACTAGCGTGCCGTCGGCAGACAAGAAG TGGTTGCTGGACAACTATGAGACAGCTGAAGGAGTTAGTCTGCCGCGCTCCACCCTTTACTGCCACTACCTGCTGCACTGTCAGGAGCAGAAACTTGAGCCCGTTAATGCTGCTTCTTTTGGGAAGCTTATTCGGTCTGTGTTCATGGGGCTGCGCACACGTCGCCTGGGAACTCG agGTAATTCTAAATACCACTACTATGGACTGAGAATCAAGGCAGGCTCCTCTCTACTCCGTCTGATGGAGGATCAGCAACATTTGGCCATGAGGCAACAACCATTTTCACAGAAACAAAG GTTGAAGCCTGTGCATAAAGTTGAAGGAATGACCAACGGCACAGCGGCAGGAGCGggtcagcagcagcaacagcagcagggCTCGGGCCACGTGGACATCAGCACACAGGTCCAGCAGTACCAACAATTCTTAG ATGCATCCAGAGCTCTTCCAGAGTTCCCAGATATTGACCTCCAGGGCAAGTCGCTGCCAGAGGGAATCGAACTGGAGCACATAAAGAGCTTTCAACTGCTTTACAGAGAACACTGTGAG GCCATTCTGGATGTCATGATCAACCTGCAGTTCACGTTGGTGGAGACTCTGTGGAAGACCTTCTGGAGGTTCAGCCAAAGTCAGGCTGGAGATGCTACAATTGCTGT CCATGATGAGTCTGAGAAGCGTCTCCCCAAATCCTGCTTGGTGTTGCTGTGCAAATATGAGCCAGTGCTACGATGGAGCCGTGACTGTGACAACAGCCTGTACCAGAGCCTGGTGGAGATCCTCATCCCTGATGTCCTCCGACCCATCCCCA GTGCCTTAACTCAAGCCATCCGTAACTTTGCCAAGAGCCTGGAGAGCTGGCTGACAAATGCCATGATGAACATCCCAGAGGAGATGGTTCGCATCAAG GTTACATCCGCTAATGCGTTTGCCCAGACTCTGCGCCGGTACACCAGTCTCAACCACCTTGCTCAGGCAGCCCGCGCTGTGCTGCAGAACACAGCTCAGATCAACCAAATGCTATCTGATCTGAACCGGGTCGACTTTGCAAACGTCCAG GAGCAGGCTTCATGGGTGTGCCGCTGTGAGGACCGTGTTGTTCAGCGTCTGGAGCAGGACTTCAAGCTGACCCTCCAGCAGCAGAACTCCTTAGAGCAGTGGGCTGTGTGGCTCGACGGCGTGGTCTCTCAAGTCCTGAAGCCCTACCAGCACAGCCCTGCCTTCCCCAAAGCTGCAAAGCTATTTCTCCTCAAGTGGTCTTTTTACAG TTCCATGGTGATCAGAGATTTAACCCTGCGCAGTGCAGCCAGCTTCGGATCCTTTCACCTGATCCGCCTGCTGTACGACGAGTACATGTACTACCTTATAGAGCACCGGGTGGCTCAAGCGAAGGGAGAAACGCCCATCGCCGTTATGGGCGAG TTTGCCAGTTTGGGTCGAGGTCTGAACCAGCTGGATCCCGACAAAG aggaggaagaggacgaggaagaggagagtGAGGAAGAGGGTCAGGAGCTGTCCCTTCCGTCTGACGGGACCGGgctgggggaggagtcactggAGCCGCCCGCCAAGCTGGCCAGAACTGATCAGGGGGTCCTCTTCACGACCGGGTCGACCGAAAACTAA
- the rfx1a gene encoding MHC class II regulatory factor RFX1a isoform X4 → MATSGYVSELQPAAPTQGAAVTITPGQPDTTSTPAPQFLAEIQTTVATPTIVTPADQATAAEQSTVVTTQKPSNGSQTQSAAPTQTGQTQYVTAEIQGSPTQSGNAQSTPQFIVVTVTEGSLNSSDSVSDSSPPPAVVQTGVPTQVVQQVQTAQQRSVVQATSQIPKTEPGTQLSVTSLQPVHLTQEVQQQLTSVPVQHVYTNQVQYVEGGDANYTASTIRSSNFPYTETPLYTQTTAAQYYDGQPTSGSQASTPGTSLTVSVTAGTTGGVSMFVAQPTSATAGGATVVTAGGTANGAEDGTGTNGSAAGSYVIQGGYMLGSSSGAGAAGNSQSFSHTARASPATWLLDNYETAEGVSLPRSTLYCHYLLHCQEQKLEPVNAASFGKLIRSVFMGLRTRRLGTRGNSKYHYYGLRIKAGSSLLRLMEDQQHLAMRQQPFSQKQRLKPVHKVEGMTNGTAAGAGQQQQQQQGSGHVDISTQVQQYQQFLDASRALPEFPDIDLQGKSLPEGIELEHIKSFQLLYREHCEAILDVMINLQFTLVETLWKTFWRFSQSQAGDATIAVHDESEKRLPKSCLVLLCKYEPVLRWSRDCDNSLYQSLVEILIPDVLRPIPSALTQAIRNFAKSLESWLTNAMMNIPEEMVRIKVTSANAFAQTLRRYTSLNHLAQAARAVLQNTAQINQMLSDLNRVDFANVQEQASWVCRCEDRVVQRLEQDFKLTLQQQNSLEQWAVWLDGVVSQVLKPYQHSPAFPKAAKLFLLKWSFYSSMVIRDLTLRSAASFGSFHLIRLLYDEYMYYLIEHRVAQAKGETPIAVMGEFASLGRGLNQLDPDKEEEEDEEEESEEEGQELSLPSDGTGLGEESLEPPAKLARTDQGVLFTTGSTEN, encoded by the exons ATGGCCACCTCTGGCTATGTAAGTGAGCTCCAGCCAGCAGCTCCAACCCAGGGAGCTGCTGTTACCATCACACCAGGTCAACCTGACACCACATCCACCCCTGCTCCCCAGTTCTTGGCAGAGATTCAAACAACCGTGGCCACGCCCACTATTGTCACGCCCGCTGACCAAGCCACCGCCGCAGAGCAATCCACTGTTGTGACAACTCAAAAGCCGTCAAATGGGAGTCAAACCCAATCTGCGGCACCGACCCAAACAGGCCAGACGCAGTATGTGACTGCAGAGATCCAGGGCTCTCCCACCCAGTCTGGAAACGCTCAAAGCACTCCCCAGTTCATTGTAGTTACAGTCACAG AGGGTTCCCTCAACTCAAGTGACAGTGTGTCAGATTCCAGCCCGCCTCCTGCTGTAGTGCAGACAGGAGTTCCCACGCAGGTCGTACAGCAGGTCCAAACTGCCCAGCag agGTCAGTTGTGCAAGCCACATCCCAAATTCCCAAAACTGAGCCAGGCACTCAGCTGAGTGTCACCAGTCTACAGCCTGTGCATCTCACCCAAGAG gtccagcagcagctcacaTCAGTGCCGGTGCAACATGTTTACACCAATCAAGTGCAGTATGTTGAAGGAGGAGACGCCAACTACACAGCCAGCACAAT tcgTTCCAGTAACTTTCCGTACACTGAAACCCCGCTGTACACGCAGACCACAGCTGCCCAGTACTACGACGGTCAGCCGACCTCCGGCTCGCAGGCCTCCACCCCTGGTACATCTCTAACCGTCTCTGTAACAGCTGGCACCACCGGGGGCGTGTCCATGTTTGTGGCACAGCCCACCAGTGCAACAGCGGGAGGGGCCACTGTAGTGACAGCAGGGGGTACCGCCAACGGAGCGGAGGATGGAACCGGCACGAACGGTAGCGCAGCAGGCAGCTACGTAATCCAAGGGGGTTACATGCTGGGCAGCAGCAGTGGCGCAGGGGCAGCTGGCAACAGCCAGAGCTTCTCTCACACCGCCCGCGCCTCCCCAGCCACT TGGTTGCTGGACAACTATGAGACAGCTGAAGGAGTTAGTCTGCCGCGCTCCACCCTTTACTGCCACTACCTGCTGCACTGTCAGGAGCAGAAACTTGAGCCCGTTAATGCTGCTTCTTTTGGGAAGCTTATTCGGTCTGTGTTCATGGGGCTGCGCACACGTCGCCTGGGAACTCG agGTAATTCTAAATACCACTACTATGGACTGAGAATCAAGGCAGGCTCCTCTCTACTCCGTCTGATGGAGGATCAGCAACATTTGGCCATGAGGCAACAACCATTTTCACAGAAACAAAG GTTGAAGCCTGTGCATAAAGTTGAAGGAATGACCAACGGCACAGCGGCAGGAGCGggtcagcagcagcaacagcagcagggCTCGGGCCACGTGGACATCAGCACACAGGTCCAGCAGTACCAACAATTCTTAG ATGCATCCAGAGCTCTTCCAGAGTTCCCAGATATTGACCTCCAGGGCAAGTCGCTGCCAGAGGGAATCGAACTGGAGCACATAAAGAGCTTTCAACTGCTTTACAGAGAACACTGTGAG GCCATTCTGGATGTCATGATCAACCTGCAGTTCACGTTGGTGGAGACTCTGTGGAAGACCTTCTGGAGGTTCAGCCAAAGTCAGGCTGGAGATGCTACAATTGCTGT CCATGATGAGTCTGAGAAGCGTCTCCCCAAATCCTGCTTGGTGTTGCTGTGCAAATATGAGCCAGTGCTACGATGGAGCCGTGACTGTGACAACAGCCTGTACCAGAGCCTGGTGGAGATCCTCATCCCTGATGTCCTCCGACCCATCCCCA GTGCCTTAACTCAAGCCATCCGTAACTTTGCCAAGAGCCTGGAGAGCTGGCTGACAAATGCCATGATGAACATCCCAGAGGAGATGGTTCGCATCAAG GTTACATCCGCTAATGCGTTTGCCCAGACTCTGCGCCGGTACACCAGTCTCAACCACCTTGCTCAGGCAGCCCGCGCTGTGCTGCAGAACACAGCTCAGATCAACCAAATGCTATCTGATCTGAACCGGGTCGACTTTGCAAACGTCCAG GAGCAGGCTTCATGGGTGTGCCGCTGTGAGGACCGTGTTGTTCAGCGTCTGGAGCAGGACTTCAAGCTGACCCTCCAGCAGCAGAACTCCTTAGAGCAGTGGGCTGTGTGGCTCGACGGCGTGGTCTCTCAAGTCCTGAAGCCCTACCAGCACAGCCCTGCCTTCCCCAAAGCTGCAAAGCTATTTCTCCTCAAGTGGTCTTTTTACAG TTCCATGGTGATCAGAGATTTAACCCTGCGCAGTGCAGCCAGCTTCGGATCCTTTCACCTGATCCGCCTGCTGTACGACGAGTACATGTACTACCTTATAGAGCACCGGGTGGCTCAAGCGAAGGGAGAAACGCCCATCGCCGTTATGGGCGAG TTTGCCAGTTTGGGTCGAGGTCTGAACCAGCTGGATCCCGACAAAG aggaggaagaggacgaggaagaggagagtGAGGAAGAGGGTCAGGAGCTGTCCCTTCCGTCTGACGGGACCGGgctgggggaggagtcactggAGCCGCCCGCCAAGCTGGCCAGAACTGATCAGGGGGTCCTCTTCACGACCGGGTCGACCGAAAACTAA
- the rfx1a gene encoding MHC class II regulatory factor RFX1a isoform X3 has protein sequence MATSGYVSELQPAAPTQGAAVTITPGQPDTTSTPAPQFLAEIQTTVATPTIVTPADQATAAEQSTVVTTQKPSNGSQTQSAAPTQTGQTQYVTAEIQGSPTQSGNAQSTPQFIVVTVTEGSLNSSDSVSDSSPPPAVVQTGVPTQVVQQVQTAQQRSVVQATSQIPKTEPGTQLSVTSLQPVHLTQEVQQQLTSVPVQHVYTNQVQYVEGGDANYTASTIRSSNFPYTETPLYTQTTAAQYYDGQPTSGSQASTPGTSLTVSVTAGTTGGVSMFVAQPTSATAGGATVVTAGGTANGAEDGTGTNGSAAGSYVIQGGYMLGSSSGAGAAGNSQSFSHTARASPATVQWLLDNYETAEGVSLPRSTLYCHYLLHCQEQKLEPVNAASFGKLIRSVFMGLRTRRLGTRGNSKYHYYGLRIKAGSSLLRLMEDQQHLAMRQQPFSQKQRLKPVHKVEGMTNGTAAGAGQQQQQQQGSGHVDISTQVQQYQQFLDASRALPEFPDIDLQGKSLPEGIELEHIKSFQLLYREHCEAILDVMINLQFTLVETLWKTFWRFSQSQAGDATIAVHDESEKRLPKSCLVLLCKYEPVLRWSRDCDNSLYQSLVEILIPDVLRPIPSALTQAIRNFAKSLESWLTNAMMNIPEEMVRIKVTSANAFAQTLRRYTSLNHLAQAARAVLQNTAQINQMLSDLNRVDFANVQEQASWVCRCEDRVVQRLEQDFKLTLQQQNSLEQWAVWLDGVVSQVLKPYQHSPAFPKAAKLFLLKWSFYSSMVIRDLTLRSAASFGSFHLIRLLYDEYMYYLIEHRVAQAKGETPIAVMGEFASLGRGLNQLDPDKEEEEDEEEESEEEGQELSLPSDGTGLGEESLEPPAKLARTDQGVLFTTGSTEN, from the exons ATGGCCACCTCTGGCTATGTAAGTGAGCTCCAGCCAGCAGCTCCAACCCAGGGAGCTGCTGTTACCATCACACCAGGTCAACCTGACACCACATCCACCCCTGCTCCCCAGTTCTTGGCAGAGATTCAAACAACCGTGGCCACGCCCACTATTGTCACGCCCGCTGACCAAGCCACCGCCGCAGAGCAATCCACTGTTGTGACAACTCAAAAGCCGTCAAATGGGAGTCAAACCCAATCTGCGGCACCGACCCAAACAGGCCAGACGCAGTATGTGACTGCAGAGATCCAGGGCTCTCCCACCCAGTCTGGAAACGCTCAAAGCACTCCCCAGTTCATTGTAGTTACAGTCACAG AGGGTTCCCTCAACTCAAGTGACAGTGTGTCAGATTCCAGCCCGCCTCCTGCTGTAGTGCAGACAGGAGTTCCCACGCAGGTCGTACAGCAGGTCCAAACTGCCCAGCag agGTCAGTTGTGCAAGCCACATCCCAAATTCCCAAAACTGAGCCAGGCACTCAGCTGAGTGTCACCAGTCTACAGCCTGTGCATCTCACCCAAGAG gtccagcagcagctcacaTCAGTGCCGGTGCAACATGTTTACACCAATCAAGTGCAGTATGTTGAAGGAGGAGACGCCAACTACACAGCCAGCACAAT tcgTTCCAGTAACTTTCCGTACACTGAAACCCCGCTGTACACGCAGACCACAGCTGCCCAGTACTACGACGGTCAGCCGACCTCCGGCTCGCAGGCCTCCACCCCTGGTACATCTCTAACCGTCTCTGTAACAGCTGGCACCACCGGGGGCGTGTCCATGTTTGTGGCACAGCCCACCAGTGCAACAGCGGGAGGGGCCACTGTAGTGACAGCAGGGGGTACCGCCAACGGAGCGGAGGATGGAACCGGCACGAACGGTAGCGCAGCAGGCAGCTACGTAATCCAAGGGGGTTACATGCTGGGCAGCAGCAGTGGCGCAGGGGCAGCTGGCAACAGCCAGAGCTTCTCTCACACCGCCCGCGCCTCCCCAGCCACT GTACAGTGGTTGCTGGACAACTATGAGACAGCTGAAGGAGTTAGTCTGCCGCGCTCCACCCTTTACTGCCACTACCTGCTGCACTGTCAGGAGCAGAAACTTGAGCCCGTTAATGCTGCTTCTTTTGGGAAGCTTATTCGGTCTGTGTTCATGGGGCTGCGCACACGTCGCCTGGGAACTCG agGTAATTCTAAATACCACTACTATGGACTGAGAATCAAGGCAGGCTCCTCTCTACTCCGTCTGATGGAGGATCAGCAACATTTGGCCATGAGGCAACAACCATTTTCACAGAAACAAAG GTTGAAGCCTGTGCATAAAGTTGAAGGAATGACCAACGGCACAGCGGCAGGAGCGggtcagcagcagcaacagcagcagggCTCGGGCCACGTGGACATCAGCACACAGGTCCAGCAGTACCAACAATTCTTAG ATGCATCCAGAGCTCTTCCAGAGTTCCCAGATATTGACCTCCAGGGCAAGTCGCTGCCAGAGGGAATCGAACTGGAGCACATAAAGAGCTTTCAACTGCTTTACAGAGAACACTGTGAG GCCATTCTGGATGTCATGATCAACCTGCAGTTCACGTTGGTGGAGACTCTGTGGAAGACCTTCTGGAGGTTCAGCCAAAGTCAGGCTGGAGATGCTACAATTGCTGT CCATGATGAGTCTGAGAAGCGTCTCCCCAAATCCTGCTTGGTGTTGCTGTGCAAATATGAGCCAGTGCTACGATGGAGCCGTGACTGTGACAACAGCCTGTACCAGAGCCTGGTGGAGATCCTCATCCCTGATGTCCTCCGACCCATCCCCA GTGCCTTAACTCAAGCCATCCGTAACTTTGCCAAGAGCCTGGAGAGCTGGCTGACAAATGCCATGATGAACATCCCAGAGGAGATGGTTCGCATCAAG GTTACATCCGCTAATGCGTTTGCCCAGACTCTGCGCCGGTACACCAGTCTCAACCACCTTGCTCAGGCAGCCCGCGCTGTGCTGCAGAACACAGCTCAGATCAACCAAATGCTATCTGATCTGAACCGGGTCGACTTTGCAAACGTCCAG GAGCAGGCTTCATGGGTGTGCCGCTGTGAGGACCGTGTTGTTCAGCGTCTGGAGCAGGACTTCAAGCTGACCCTCCAGCAGCAGAACTCCTTAGAGCAGTGGGCTGTGTGGCTCGACGGCGTGGTCTCTCAAGTCCTGAAGCCCTACCAGCACAGCCCTGCCTTCCCCAAAGCTGCAAAGCTATTTCTCCTCAAGTGGTCTTTTTACAG TTCCATGGTGATCAGAGATTTAACCCTGCGCAGTGCAGCCAGCTTCGGATCCTTTCACCTGATCCGCCTGCTGTACGACGAGTACATGTACTACCTTATAGAGCACCGGGTGGCTCAAGCGAAGGGAGAAACGCCCATCGCCGTTATGGGCGAG TTTGCCAGTTTGGGTCGAGGTCTGAACCAGCTGGATCCCGACAAAG aggaggaagaggacgaggaagaggagagtGAGGAAGAGGGTCAGGAGCTGTCCCTTCCGTCTGACGGGACCGGgctgggggaggagtcactggAGCCGCCCGCCAAGCTGGCCAGAACTGATCAGGGGGTCCTCTTCACGACCGGGTCGACCGAAAACTAA
- the rfx1a gene encoding MHC class II regulatory factor RFX1a isoform X1, with translation MATSGYVSELQPAAPTQGAAVTITPGQPDTTSTPAPQFLAEIQTTVATPTIVTPADQATAAEQSTVVTTQKPSNGSQTQSAAPTQTGQTQYVTAEIQGSPTQSGNAQSTPQFIVVTVTEGSLNSSDSVSDSSPPPAVVQTGVPTQVVQQVQTAQQRSVVQATSQIPKTEPGTQLSVTSLQPVHLTQEVQQQLTSVPVQHVYTNQVQYVEGGDANYTASTIRSSNFPYTETPLYTQTTAAQYYDGQPTSGSQASTPGTSLTVSVTAGTTGGVSMFVAQPTSATAGGATVVTAGGTANGAEDGTGTNGSAAGSYVIQGGYMLGSSSGAGAAGNSQSFSHTARASPATVSITEGEETSVPSADKKVQWLLDNYETAEGVSLPRSTLYCHYLLHCQEQKLEPVNAASFGKLIRSVFMGLRTRRLGTRGNSKYHYYGLRIKAGSSLLRLMEDQQHLAMRQQPFSQKQRLKPVHKVEGMTNGTAAGAGQQQQQQQGSGHVDISTQVQQYQQFLDASRALPEFPDIDLQGKSLPEGIELEHIKSFQLLYREHCEAILDVMINLQFTLVETLWKTFWRFSQSQAGDATIAVHDESEKRLPKSCLVLLCKYEPVLRWSRDCDNSLYQSLVEILIPDVLRPIPSALTQAIRNFAKSLESWLTNAMMNIPEEMVRIKVTSANAFAQTLRRYTSLNHLAQAARAVLQNTAQINQMLSDLNRVDFANVQEQASWVCRCEDRVVQRLEQDFKLTLQQQNSLEQWAVWLDGVVSQVLKPYQHSPAFPKAAKLFLLKWSFYSSMVIRDLTLRSAASFGSFHLIRLLYDEYMYYLIEHRVAQAKGETPIAVMGEFASLGRGLNQLDPDKEEEEDEEEESEEEGQELSLPSDGTGLGEESLEPPAKLARTDQGVLFTTGSTEN, from the exons ATGGCCACCTCTGGCTATGTAAGTGAGCTCCAGCCAGCAGCTCCAACCCAGGGAGCTGCTGTTACCATCACACCAGGTCAACCTGACACCACATCCACCCCTGCTCCCCAGTTCTTGGCAGAGATTCAAACAACCGTGGCCACGCCCACTATTGTCACGCCCGCTGACCAAGCCACCGCCGCAGAGCAATCCACTGTTGTGACAACTCAAAAGCCGTCAAATGGGAGTCAAACCCAATCTGCGGCACCGACCCAAACAGGCCAGACGCAGTATGTGACTGCAGAGATCCAGGGCTCTCCCACCCAGTCTGGAAACGCTCAAAGCACTCCCCAGTTCATTGTAGTTACAGTCACAG AGGGTTCCCTCAACTCAAGTGACAGTGTGTCAGATTCCAGCCCGCCTCCTGCTGTAGTGCAGACAGGAGTTCCCACGCAGGTCGTACAGCAGGTCCAAACTGCCCAGCag agGTCAGTTGTGCAAGCCACATCCCAAATTCCCAAAACTGAGCCAGGCACTCAGCTGAGTGTCACCAGTCTACAGCCTGTGCATCTCACCCAAGAG gtccagcagcagctcacaTCAGTGCCGGTGCAACATGTTTACACCAATCAAGTGCAGTATGTTGAAGGAGGAGACGCCAACTACACAGCCAGCACAAT tcgTTCCAGTAACTTTCCGTACACTGAAACCCCGCTGTACACGCAGACCACAGCTGCCCAGTACTACGACGGTCAGCCGACCTCCGGCTCGCAGGCCTCCACCCCTGGTACATCTCTAACCGTCTCTGTAACAGCTGGCACCACCGGGGGCGTGTCCATGTTTGTGGCACAGCCCACCAGTGCAACAGCGGGAGGGGCCACTGTAGTGACAGCAGGGGGTACCGCCAACGGAGCGGAGGATGGAACCGGCACGAACGGTAGCGCAGCAGGCAGCTACGTAATCCAAGGGGGTTACATGCTGGGCAGCAGCAGTGGCGCAGGGGCAGCTGGCAACAGCCAGAGCTTCTCTCACACCGCCCGCGCCTCCCCAGCCACTGTGAGTATTACAGAAGGCGAGGAGACTAGCGTGCCGTCGGCAGACAAGAAG GTACAGTGGTTGCTGGACAACTATGAGACAGCTGAAGGAGTTAGTCTGCCGCGCTCCACCCTTTACTGCCACTACCTGCTGCACTGTCAGGAGCAGAAACTTGAGCCCGTTAATGCTGCTTCTTTTGGGAAGCTTATTCGGTCTGTGTTCATGGGGCTGCGCACACGTCGCCTGGGAACTCG agGTAATTCTAAATACCACTACTATGGACTGAGAATCAAGGCAGGCTCCTCTCTACTCCGTCTGATGGAGGATCAGCAACATTTGGCCATGAGGCAACAACCATTTTCACAGAAACAAAG GTTGAAGCCTGTGCATAAAGTTGAAGGAATGACCAACGGCACAGCGGCAGGAGCGggtcagcagcagcaacagcagcagggCTCGGGCCACGTGGACATCAGCACACAGGTCCAGCAGTACCAACAATTCTTAG ATGCATCCAGAGCTCTTCCAGAGTTCCCAGATATTGACCTCCAGGGCAAGTCGCTGCCAGAGGGAATCGAACTGGAGCACATAAAGAGCTTTCAACTGCTTTACAGAGAACACTGTGAG GCCATTCTGGATGTCATGATCAACCTGCAGTTCACGTTGGTGGAGACTCTGTGGAAGACCTTCTGGAGGTTCAGCCAAAGTCAGGCTGGAGATGCTACAATTGCTGT CCATGATGAGTCTGAGAAGCGTCTCCCCAAATCCTGCTTGGTGTTGCTGTGCAAATATGAGCCAGTGCTACGATGGAGCCGTGACTGTGACAACAGCCTGTACCAGAGCCTGGTGGAGATCCTCATCCCTGATGTCCTCCGACCCATCCCCA GTGCCTTAACTCAAGCCATCCGTAACTTTGCCAAGAGCCTGGAGAGCTGGCTGACAAATGCCATGATGAACATCCCAGAGGAGATGGTTCGCATCAAG GTTACATCCGCTAATGCGTTTGCCCAGACTCTGCGCCGGTACACCAGTCTCAACCACCTTGCTCAGGCAGCCCGCGCTGTGCTGCAGAACACAGCTCAGATCAACCAAATGCTATCTGATCTGAACCGGGTCGACTTTGCAAACGTCCAG GAGCAGGCTTCATGGGTGTGCCGCTGTGAGGACCGTGTTGTTCAGCGTCTGGAGCAGGACTTCAAGCTGACCCTCCAGCAGCAGAACTCCTTAGAGCAGTGGGCTGTGTGGCTCGACGGCGTGGTCTCTCAAGTCCTGAAGCCCTACCAGCACAGCCCTGCCTTCCCCAAAGCTGCAAAGCTATTTCTCCTCAAGTGGTCTTTTTACAG TTCCATGGTGATCAGAGATTTAACCCTGCGCAGTGCAGCCAGCTTCGGATCCTTTCACCTGATCCGCCTGCTGTACGACGAGTACATGTACTACCTTATAGAGCACCGGGTGGCTCAAGCGAAGGGAGAAACGCCCATCGCCGTTATGGGCGAG TTTGCCAGTTTGGGTCGAGGTCTGAACCAGCTGGATCCCGACAAAG aggaggaagaggacgaggaagaggagagtGAGGAAGAGGGTCAGGAGCTGTCCCTTCCGTCTGACGGGACCGGgctgggggaggagtcactggAGCCGCCCGCCAAGCTGGCCAGAACTGATCAGGGGGTCCTCTTCACGACCGGGTCGACCGAAAACTAA